A part of Ignavibacteria bacterium genomic DNA contains:
- a CDS encoding aromatic amino acid lyase, producing the protein MSVVLSGSGLTIEKLVRIARRNEKVELSPEALQRINLCRKMLEEKIRTHEIMYGVNTGIGEFSEVVLDDEQVKQFQKYLIYNHSAGIGEPAPIEYVRGAMAGRINVHAHGNSGVRPEVTLTLVQMLNKGVTPVVCQKGSVGACGDLAPMSQIALLMMGEGEAFYKGERLPGREAFDRAGIAIPGLQARDGLATINGSNLLTAMSAIHLYDMNRFLKQAEIACAMTLEALYANMKPYDSRLHEIRGFKGAVRSAHSIMKCIEGSDLLTGKLKMKVQDAYSMRSTPQVIGAAHDALAYAKEQVETELNGVGDNPIFLPEEKLTLTGANFQGTPVSLPMDMAGAAITMVSILSERRLNRLLNPALSIGLPAFLTRGAGMFSGLMLSQYTADTLIAEQRILSNPASIQSIPAAADQEDFVSMGMNTAIKNAQILDNAYGVLGIEFIAASQALDFREFNPGTGVCTAKNIVRKYVAHLEEDRPLYPDHTKMKEVVKSCEILEEVERAVGSLE; encoded by the coding sequence ATGTCTGTTGTACTTTCCGGTTCAGGTCTCACAATTGAAAAACTCGTCAGAATTGCACGCCGCAACGAGAAAGTGGAATTAAGCCCCGAGGCACTGCAGCGCATTAATCTCTGCCGCAAAATGCTGGAAGAGAAAATCCGCACTCACGAAATAATGTACGGCGTTAATACCGGCATAGGGGAATTCTCTGAAGTGGTGCTCGACGACGAGCAGGTAAAACAGTTTCAGAAATATCTCATCTATAATCACTCGGCGGGAATCGGGGAGCCCGCGCCAATCGAATACGTAAGAGGCGCCATGGCAGGCAGAATTAACGTCCATGCCCATGGCAACTCCGGCGTAAGGCCCGAGGTCACTCTTACACTTGTCCAGATGCTGAATAAAGGCGTTACACCCGTCGTCTGCCAGAAGGGATCGGTTGGCGCCTGCGGCGATCTGGCGCCAATGTCGCAGATTGCGCTTCTGATGATGGGTGAAGGAGAGGCTTTCTATAAAGGCGAAAGGCTTCCCGGGCGCGAGGCTTTCGACCGCGCGGGCATTGCGATACCCGGACTTCAGGCGCGCGACGGCCTGGCAACCATTAACGGAAGCAACCTCCTTACCGCAATGAGCGCAATTCACCTTTACGACATGAACCGTTTTCTTAAACAGGCCGAAATTGCCTGCGCAATGACTCTTGAAGCCCTTTACGCAAACATGAAACCCTACGACAGCCGCCTGCATGAAATCCGCGGCTTCAAAGGCGCCGTTAGAAGCGCACACTCCATTATGAAGTGTATTGAAGGAAGCGACCTTTTAACGGGGAAACTCAAAATGAAAGTCCAGGACGCGTATTCCATGCGCTCAACGCCCCAGGTAATTGGCGCGGCACACGACGCCCTGGCATACGCTAAAGAGCAGGTTGAGACAGAGCTTAACGGCGTAGGGGATAACCCTATATTTCTTCCCGAGGAAAAGCTGACCCTTACGGGAGCCAACTTCCAGGGCACACCAGTCTCCCTCCCGATGGATATGGCAGGCGCCGCAATAACAATGGTAAGCATTTTATCCGAGCGCAGGCTAAACCGTCTTCTTAATCCCGCCTTAAGCATTGGCCTTCCTGCGTTTTTAACCAGGGGAGCCGGCATGTTCTCAGGCCTCATGCTGAGCCAGTACACGGCGGATACACTGATAGCGGAGCAGAGGATACTCTCAAACCCGGCTTCCATTCAGTCAATTCCCGCGGCTGCCGACCAGGAGGATTTTGTCTCGATGGGAATGAATACGGCAATCAAGAACGCCCAGATACTTGATAACGCGTACGGCGTTCTGGGAATAGAGTTTATTGCCGCAAGCCAGGCTCTGGATTTCAGGGAATTCAATCCCGGCACAGGAGTATGCACGGCAAAGAATATTGTACGCAAATATGTCGCTCACTTGGAAGAAGACAGGCCCCTGTATCCCGATCACACAAAAATGAAAGAGGTGGTAAAGAGCTGCGAGATACTGGAGGAAGTTGAAAGGGCTGTTGGGAGCCTGGAATAA
- a CDS encoding isoaspartyl peptidase/L-asparaginase, with amino-acid sequence MLRFLFITLFLFNFTLLQAQNKYVLVVHGGAGTIVKGMMTQAEEDSIRAKLKEALAAGSNVLKSNGSSLDAVTAAINVMEDSPLFNAGKGAVFNSKGQNEMDAAIMDGKTLMAGAVAGVHHIKNPINLARLVMEKSPHVIMTGDGAEEFARSQGMTMMPESYFYYEKRYEQLQKIKEKERQDSIQGHKMGIHEKVVNDYKFGTVGCVALDRSGNLAAGTSTGGMTNKKYGRVGDSPIIGAGTYANNKTCAVSATGYGEYFIRNVVSYDISALMEYKEMSLQDAADFVINKKLKDLGGDGGVIALDRQGNIAMPFNTEGMYRGYIKEDGTIEIEIYK; translated from the coding sequence ATGTTAAGGTTTTTATTTATAACACTTTTCCTTTTTAATTTTACCCTCCTTCAGGCACAGAATAAATACGTTCTTGTTGTACATGGCGGGGCAGGCACAATCGTAAAAGGCATGATGACGCAGGCGGAGGAAGACTCCATACGCGCAAAACTGAAAGAAGCCCTCGCGGCCGGAAGCAATGTACTGAAAAGTAACGGCTCAAGCCTGGACGCTGTAACGGCTGCAATTAATGTAATGGAAGACTCTCCATTGTTTAATGCCGGTAAAGGCGCCGTATTCAACAGCAAGGGACAGAATGAAATGGACGCGGCCATTATGGACGGCAAGACCCTCATGGCAGGCGCCGTTGCGGGAGTGCACCACATTAAAAACCCTATTAACCTCGCCCGCCTTGTAATGGAAAAATCGCCGCACGTTATTATGACAGGCGACGGCGCAGAGGAATTTGCCAGAAGCCAGGGAATGACCATGATGCCGGAGAGCTACTTCTACTATGAAAAAAGATATGAGCAGCTCCAGAAGATAAAGGAAAAAGAAAGACAGGATTCCATTCAGGGTCACAAAATGGGCATCCATGAGAAAGTGGTAAACGATTACAAATTCGGCACCGTGGGCTGTGTTGCGCTCGACCGTTCAGGCAACCTTGCCGCCGGCACTTCAACCGGAGGCATGACGAACAAAAAATACGGGAGAGTTGGCGACAGCCCGATAATAGGGGCCGGCACATACGCAAACAACAAAACCTGTGCTGTGTCCGCAACGGGCTACGGCGAATATTTTATACGCAACGTAGTTTCATACGACATCTCGGCTTTAATGGAATATAAGGAGATGAGCCTCCAGGATGCGGCCGACTTCGTCATCAATAAAAAGCTTAAAGACCTTGGCGGCGACGGCGGCGTAATTGCGCTCGACAGACAGGGCAACATAGCCATGCCCTTTAACACCGAAGGCATGTACCGCGGCTATATAAAAGAAGACGGGACGATTGAGATCGAGATCTATAAATAG
- a CDS encoding Lrp/AsnC family transcriptional regulator yields MKLDETDRKILERLQTDANITNAQLASEFNISPAGMLDRVKRLENSGIIRRYVALVDAEKAGKGMWAFTSVSLSVHQVNSLENFREEVKNFSEVLECYYVAGEEDFILKVALKDMREYEEFLLHKLTKIPGVNKIKTTFVLSSVKFDTKIDVAVNNKD; encoded by the coding sequence ATGAAGCTCGACGAAACTGACAGGAAAATACTCGAAAGACTGCAGACTGACGCAAACATTACAAATGCGCAGTTGGCCTCGGAATTTAACATCTCCCCGGCCGGAATGCTCGACAGGGTAAAACGCCTGGAAAATTCAGGTATTATAAGACGTTATGTGGCCCTTGTGGACGCGGAAAAAGCTGGTAAGGGGATGTGGGCTTTTACTTCGGTGTCTTTATCGGTGCACCAGGTTAATTCCCTCGAGAACTTTAGGGAAGAAGTAAAAAACTTCAGCGAAGTGCTCGAATGCTATTATGTTGCCGGAGAAGAGGATTTTATTCTTAAGGTCGCTCTTAAAGATATGAGGGAATATGAGGAATTTCTCCTGCACAAGCTGACAAAAATACCAGGCGTCAACAAAATTAAAACTACTTTTGTACTCTCTTCTGTCAAGTTCGATACAAAAATCGACGTGGCTGTTAATAATAAAGATTAA
- a CDS encoding NAD-dependent succinate-semialdehyde dehydrogenase, giving the protein MKAVNPATEEVIATYDELTEDQVNVEIDRSYDAFHEWKRKTFPERRDHMLKAAGILRDNRSSYAKILTLEMGKPVNQAMSEVEKCAWVCEYYAGNAERILGRENAETDGSESYVQFDPLGVILAVMPWNFPYWQVFRFAAPALMAGNVGLLKHSSNVPMSAMAIEEVFTKAGFPPNVFKTLMVGSNMIEKIISHPKVMAATLTGSDGAGRQVASIAGRNLKKTVLELGGSDAFIVLKDADINEAAKTAVASRIINTGQSCIAAKRFIVVKDVLRDFESRFISIVKDLKIGDPMDERNDVGPIAREDLMQELDRQVQESVKMGARLVTGGKRLGMKGYFYPVTVLTNVTKGMPAYEEETFGPIAAIIQAEDEADAIRIANDTEFGLGANLWTQDIERAKRLAHSIEAGSIFINGMVHSDPRLPFGGIKNSGYGRELAHYGIKEFVNIKTVWIK; this is encoded by the coding sequence ATGAAGGCTGTAAATCCGGCAACAGAAGAAGTAATTGCAACCTACGATGAACTTACCGAAGACCAGGTTAACGTCGAAATAGACAGATCCTATGATGCTTTCCATGAATGGAAACGAAAAACCTTCCCCGAACGGCGCGACCACATGCTTAAAGCCGCCGGCATTTTAAGAGACAACCGTTCAAGCTATGCTAAAATACTGACCCTCGAAATGGGTAAACCGGTAAATCAGGCCATGTCGGAAGTGGAAAAGTGCGCCTGGGTATGTGAATATTATGCCGGAAACGCCGAAAGGATACTGGGACGCGAAAACGCGGAAACCGACGGCTCGGAAAGTTACGTGCAGTTTGACCCCCTGGGCGTCATACTTGCCGTCATGCCCTGGAACTTCCCCTACTGGCAGGTCTTCCGTTTTGCCGCCCCGGCATTGATGGCCGGTAACGTGGGACTCTTAAAGCATTCCTCCAACGTCCCAATGAGCGCAATGGCAATTGAGGAGGTTTTTACCAAGGCGGGTTTCCCTCCGAACGTATTTAAGACACTCATGGTCGGATCCAACATGATTGAAAAAATCATTTCGCACCCGAAGGTAATGGCGGCAACTCTTACAGGAAGCGACGGCGCAGGGCGCCAGGTGGCTTCCATTGCAGGACGCAACCTCAAGAAAACCGTGCTTGAACTTGGCGGAAGCGACGCCTTTATTGTACTTAAAGATGCGGATATAAACGAGGCCGCCAAAACCGCCGTGGCCTCAAGAATTATTAATACGGGGCAGAGCTGCATTGCGGCAAAAAGATTTATTGTCGTAAAAGACGTTTTAAGAGATTTTGAAAGCAGGTTTATTTCAATTGTAAAGGACCTTAAAATAGGCGACCCGATGGATGAACGTAACGACGTGGGCCCTATTGCCAGAGAGGACCTGATGCAGGAGCTCGACAGGCAGGTGCAGGAATCGGTTAAAATGGGCGCCCGCCTTGTTACAGGCGGCAAAAGGCTCGGCATGAAGGGCTACTTTTATCCAGTTACTGTACTTACCAACGTTACTAAAGGCATGCCCGCCTACGAAGAGGAGACCTTCGGCCCCATTGCCGCAATTATTCAGGCTGAAGATGAGGCAGATGCCATTAGAATTGCAAACGATACCGAATTCGGGCTGGGGGCAAACCTGTGGACACAGGATATAGAAAGGGCAAAACGCCTGGCTCACTCTATTGAGGCTGGCTCCATTTTTATTAACGGCATGGTCCATTCAGACCCCAGGCTTCCTTTCGGCGGAATTAAAAACTCGGGCTACGGGCGCGAACTTGCCCATTACGGCATTAAGGAATTTGTGAATATTAAAACCGTCTGGATTAAATAG